In Kordiimonas sp. SCSIO 12610, the following are encoded in one genomic region:
- a CDS encoding glycoside hydrolase family 172 protein, translating into MTKFNGLGMHLGNLSRLSSAKSRSISAENKTGAPGKGGMATEGTGAVAARDLGQGWKISPSIEVDCEETVTLADINTGGAIQQIWITKMGPKNRDLILRMYWDDQEYPSVEVPLGDFFCCGLEQYAHVNSIPVSVNPGLAFNCFWEMPFRKNARITLENRDPLQKAVIYYQINYTETEVGDDCAYFHAQFRRTNPVPYKEVYTLLDGVEGQGQYIGTYMTWGVNNSGWWGEGEIKFFIDEDDEFPTICGTGTEDYFLGSYNFDIGTAVPGNPKSYTEYTTAYAGMPEVQRPDGTYRSQQRFGLYRWHIPDPVRFENKLKVTMQALGWRDFGNWGGDTNMRRYLPLQDDISSVAFWYQTLPAVKFPDLPDRDYMEVN; encoded by the coding sequence ATGACGAAATTTAATGGCTTAGGAATGCACCTTGGTAATCTGTCACGTTTGTCATCGGCAAAGTCACGCTCAATCTCGGCTGAGAATAAAACGGGAGCACCTGGCAAGGGTGGTATGGCGACCGAAGGTACGGGTGCTGTAGCGGCGCGCGATTTAGGTCAGGGTTGGAAGATATCTCCCTCTATTGAGGTGGACTGTGAAGAAACAGTAACGCTCGCAGATATCAATACTGGTGGTGCAATCCAGCAGATATGGATTACAAAAATGGGCCCTAAGAATAGGGATCTTATTCTTCGGATGTATTGGGATGACCAGGAGTATCCATCGGTTGAAGTGCCGCTCGGCGATTTTTTCTGTTGTGGTTTAGAGCAATATGCGCATGTAAATTCAATACCAGTCAGTGTAAATCCGGGCCTTGCATTCAATTGTTTTTGGGAAATGCCATTTCGCAAGAATGCTCGTATTACTCTTGAAAACCGTGATCCGTTGCAAAAAGCAGTGATCTATTATCAAATTAACTACACAGAAACAGAAGTCGGCGACGACTGTGCATATTTTCATGCCCAGTTCCGTCGTACTAACCCGGTTCCTTACAAGGAGGTATATACCTTACTGGATGGTGTTGAGGGGCAGGGCCAGTATATCGGTACCTATATGACATGGGGTGTGAATAACTCCGGTTGGTGGGGAGAAGGTGAAATCAAGTTCTTCATTGATGAAGATGATGAGTTCCCAACGATCTGCGGTACGGGAACAGAAGATTATTTTCTGGGGTCGTATAATTTTGATATTGGTACTGCGGTGCCGGGCAATCCTAAGTCATACACTGAATATACAACGGCTTATGCTGGTATGCCTGAAGTTCAAAGGCCTGATGGTACTTATCGTTCACAGCAACGTTTCGGCCTTTATCGCTGGCATATTCCCGACCCTGTGCGTTTTGAAAATAAACTGAAAGTAACGATGCAGGCCCTTGGTTGGCGTGACTTTGGTAACTGGGGTGGTGATACAAACATGCGCCGATACTTGCCCTTACAGGATGATATTTCGTCTGTGGCTTTCTGGTACCAAACTCTGCCGGCTGTTAAGTTTCCAGATTTGCCGGATAGGGATTATATGGAAGTGAATTAA
- a CDS encoding glycoside-pentoside-hexuronide (GPH):cation symporter, whose translation MTIGQKLSKSEKIGFSLGDMAGNFVYQSVVLLLAFYYTDIYGLDAITVTSIFLFVRILDAVTDPLMGIVADRTQTRWGKYRPYLLILCIPYALVSILVFTVPDLDQDGKILYAYITYSLLMVFFTATNIPYTALGNVMTSDPSERTSLYSYRFAAATFGGLIVTVLLVPLADYLGGEDKAKGYQLAMAVLAFVSVILFFITVATTKERIVPVNNGKIGYWSDFLQVLKNDQWRIFALALFVMVASQTIKATVAIYYLTYYVEDAATMVSLFLGIWMVGGILGSALASRVVAMFGGKVAWVWLAIISGVLSAVTYFIAADYVIAIIAMQFFVGFFNQMMAPILASKAVEVIDYGELVNHRRLDALTGGLNLSALKIGLAIGGAMATAMLGWYGYVSGGVEQSSETTSGILIIFTLVPAVGFFLTAAILSRFSLTPEVIENNAEQLVQIRKQSNAAG comes from the coding sequence ATGACCATTGGTCAAAAATTATCTAAGTCCGAAAAAATCGGATTTAGTTTGGGGGATATGGCCGGTAACTTTGTCTATCAATCGGTTGTTTTGCTTCTGGCGTTTTATTATACCGATATTTATGGTTTGGATGCTATCACCGTTACATCTATTTTTCTTTTCGTTCGAATTTTAGACGCTGTTACAGACCCGTTGATGGGGATTGTGGCGGATCGCACTCAAACGCGGTGGGGTAAATATAGACCCTATCTTCTGATTTTATGTATTCCCTACGCGCTTGTTTCTATCCTCGTGTTTACAGTGCCAGATTTGGATCAAGATGGTAAAATTCTATATGCTTATATTACCTATTCGTTGTTGATGGTGTTTTTTACCGCCACAAATATACCATATACCGCACTTGGTAATGTGATGACGTCTGACCCATCCGAGAGAACATCACTGTATTCCTATCGTTTCGCTGCGGCAACTTTTGGCGGCTTGATTGTAACGGTTTTGTTGGTTCCACTTGCAGACTATTTGGGGGGTGAAGATAAGGCCAAGGGATACCAATTGGCTATGGCTGTTCTGGCCTTTGTGTCTGTGATTTTGTTTTTTATTACTGTTGCAACAACCAAGGAACGAATTGTTCCTGTAAATAACGGAAAAATTGGATACTGGTCAGATTTTTTGCAAGTGCTGAAAAACGATCAATGGCGCATATTTGCTCTGGCTTTGTTTGTAATGGTCGCCTCTCAAACAATCAAAGCTACAGTCGCCATCTATTATCTCACCTATTATGTTGAAGATGCCGCAACTATGGTTTCTCTGTTTCTTGGTATCTGGATGGTTGGGGGGATTTTAGGCAGTGCCTTGGCCTCTAGGGTTGTTGCTATGTTTGGGGGGAAAGTTGCATGGGTATGGTTGGCGATTATCAGTGGTGTATTATCAGCTGTCACGTACTTTATTGCCGCTGATTATGTTATAGCCATAATCGCAATGCAGTTCTTTGTTGGCTTCTTCAACCAAATGATGGCGCCAATTCTTGCTTCCAAGGCTGTGGAAGTTATCGATTATGGCGAGTTGGTTAATCATCGACGCCTTGATGCATTAACGGGTGGGCTTAATCTTTCTGCGCTTAAAATTGGTCTCGCTATTGGTGGTGCGATGGCGACGGCTATGCTTGGTTGGTATGGCTATGTAAGTGGCGGTGTTGAGCAAAGTTCGGAAACAACATCTGGTATATTAATTATTTTTACATTGGTACCTGCTGTTGGCTTTTTCTTAACGGCGGCCATTCTATCGCGCTTTTCCCTGACGCCTGAAGTAATCGAAAACAATGCTGAGCAGCTTGTGCAAATACGCAAGCAATCTAATGCTGCAGGTTAG
- a CDS encoding TonB-dependent receptor, which produces MRLNKRHLLSSLSTLVLMASVCGTSGVYAQDDDGELEEIVVTGIRASLDRALDTKKNAKGFVDSVSSTDIGKLPDQNVAEALQRVTGVTIQRSRGEGDFVSIRGLGPDFVRGTINGRTILSATESVDPIFNGNLIQSTGRAVNFDILPSEVVRQLNVVKSTTAGQVEGGIGGTVDLQTARPLELGNKIAVSAQGTYREFNDQVDPAISGLYSWENKEGTFGALFSAQYSERTLREDVSRTFGHFESFGISSQLDTNDDGIGDASPSDVPFSLSNNLEAVSENRDRYTFTGALQWRSDDLEIVADALYSRRELREVDQNLIFLPIIFDGDLAGRTVNPDGSVQVGDLVTDGVFSQLPTSLRPELTTDIEDLEDDLFAVGVNAEYRTGAWTLVGDLSYSRATGSQVFDRVRIDGDNGVFAFNTIATEDGFNITQTNAGAGPEADLSNPANYVVSVLDDRFAENTDEEWSASFDARRDIESDFLSSIEMGVRFRSRDKGIERASNGNGIPVVGAGLDVQTLGSFNRGASNFLDGTLEATFDFADLVFPDNAAIRSNQTIIDFINQSGLSTAIAADPFTTFSVKEDTYAGFFQVNLDANFGGIEVVGDIGFRIVNTRQTVNGFDASFTITDNGGMDTTIFDTLSTGAATPVQFTSNYTNVLPSLNLRFELDDNLYLRVAANETITRPVFNSLAPSFAVNANGSINGGDNFAVAVNAGNPALEPVTATNYDLGIEWYFDDTSAVYIGLFHKEIDGFVATAFSENVTELAGVPIRAFGVEQDGTTRPIAVDQLSQPGNQGVAQVTGVEFGLQQAFSNGFGYSANVTLVDSSAELQTTGEVLDFPGVSDFSYNLTGFYEKGPLQARVAYTFRSDFLFEPTAIGFGGQIFTDDFGQLDASISYDVTENVSVFVNAVNLTDEQTDFFQILPAGQRVFNSRSVIGRRFVFGVRASF; this is translated from the coding sequence ATGAGGTTGAATAAGAGACATTTGCTGTCGTCTTTGTCGACGTTGGTGCTAATGGCATCAGTATGTGGGACCAGCGGTGTGTACGCACAGGATGATGATGGCGAACTAGAGGAAATTGTGGTTACGGGTATTCGGGCGTCACTCGATCGGGCGTTGGATACTAAGAAAAATGCTAAAGGATTTGTGGATTCGGTCAGTTCAACAGACATTGGTAAATTGCCGGATCAAAACGTAGCAGAGGCCTTGCAGCGTGTAACAGGTGTTACGATCCAGCGTAGCCGCGGCGAAGGTGATTTCGTGTCTATTCGTGGTCTTGGCCCTGATTTTGTCAGGGGGACTATAAATGGTCGGACCATTTTAAGTGCGACAGAGTCTGTTGACCCTATCTTTAATGGTAATTTAATCCAAAGTACTGGGCGCGCCGTTAACTTTGATATCCTGCCGTCTGAGGTCGTGCGCCAATTAAATGTTGTGAAATCTACCACGGCTGGTCAGGTTGAGGGCGGTATTGGTGGTACTGTTGATTTGCAGACTGCTCGTCCACTAGAATTGGGGAATAAGATCGCTGTGTCAGCTCAGGGTACATACCGCGAGTTTAATGACCAGGTTGATCCGGCAATTTCCGGTTTATATAGTTGGGAAAACAAAGAGGGGACGTTCGGCGCATTGTTTTCTGCCCAGTATTCTGAACGTACGTTACGAGAAGATGTTTCTAGAACATTTGGGCATTTTGAGTCTTTTGGAATTTCAAGTCAGTTGGATACAAATGACGACGGTATAGGTGATGCGTCACCTAGCGATGTTCCGTTTTCTCTGTCAAATAACCTCGAGGCTGTATCCGAGAACCGTGATCGATATACATTCACAGGCGCCTTGCAGTGGCGTAGCGATGATTTAGAAATTGTTGCAGATGCCTTATACAGTAGACGCGAGCTTCGCGAAGTGGACCAAAATCTGATTTTCCTTCCAATTATCTTTGATGGAGACTTGGCTGGGCGCACTGTCAATCCGGACGGTAGTGTGCAGGTTGGCGATTTGGTAACTGATGGCGTGTTCTCTCAGCTACCTACTTCTTTGCGGCCTGAATTGACGACGGATATCGAAGACCTGGAGGATGATTTATTCGCTGTTGGTGTTAACGCGGAATATAGAACTGGTGCATGGACGCTTGTTGGTGATCTAAGCTATTCTCGGGCAACGGGTAGTCAGGTTTTTGACCGAGTAAGGATTGATGGGGATAACGGCGTTTTCGCTTTTAATACCATAGCAACAGAAGATGGCTTCAATATCACCCAAACCAATGCAGGTGCTGGGCCGGAAGCTGATCTATCAAACCCTGCGAACTATGTAGTTTCTGTTTTGGATGACAGGTTTGCAGAAAATACTGACGAAGAATGGTCTGCATCTTTTGACGCCAGGCGTGATATTGAAAGCGATTTCTTATCCTCGATTGAAATGGGGGTTCGTTTCCGCTCGCGTGATAAAGGCATTGAACGAGCCAGTAATGGTAACGGGATTCCCGTTGTTGGCGCTGGTTTGGATGTGCAGACACTTGGTTCGTTTAACCGGGGGGCATCAAATTTCCTCGACGGAACACTTGAGGCTACCTTTGATTTTGCGGATTTGGTGTTTCCTGATAATGCTGCTATTCGCTCAAACCAAACGATTATTGATTTCATAAATCAGAGCGGGTTATCAACCGCCATCGCAGCAGATCCGTTTACGACATTCTCGGTTAAAGAAGATACGTATGCGGGTTTTTTCCAAGTTAATTTGGATGCAAACTTTGGTGGAATTGAGGTTGTTGGGGATATCGGTTTCCGTATTGTAAATACGCGTCAAACGGTGAATGGTTTCGATGCTAGTTTTACCATTACAGACAACGGCGGCATGGACACAACAATCTTTGATACATTGTCAACAGGTGCAGCCACGCCCGTTCAGTTTACGTCAAACTATACTAACGTACTCCCGAGTTTGAACTTACGGTTTGAATTGGATGACAATCTGTATTTGCGTGTTGCTGCTAATGAAACGATTACGCGTCCAGTGTTCAATAGCTTAGCGCCGTCATTTGCCGTTAATGCCAACGGTTCGATAAATGGTGGGGATAATTTCGCTGTGGCGGTAAATGCCGGCAATCCAGCATTGGAGCCTGTTACTGCGACAAATTATGACTTGGGTATCGAATGGTATTTTGATGATACTAGTGCTGTTTACATTGGCTTGTTCCATAAAGAAATTGACGGCTTTGTGGCAACAGCGTTCAGCGAGAATGTCACGGAACTTGCGGGCGTGCCTATTCGGGCATTTGGTGTCGAGCAAGATGGTACAACCCGGCCTATTGCTGTAGATCAGTTAAGTCAGCCAGGTAACCAAGGTGTTGCACAGGTAACAGGTGTTGAATTTGGCTTGCAGCAAGCGTTTTCGAACGGATTTGGTTACTCCGCGAATGTAACATTGGTGGATAGTTCTGCCGAGTTGCAAACGACGGGTGAAGTCCTGGACTTCCCTGGGGTGTCTGATTTCAGTTATAACTTGACCGGGTTCTACGAAAAAGGACCTCTACAAGCGCGTGTTGCCTATACATTCAGAAGTGATTTCTTGTTTGAGCCCACAGCTATTGGTTTTGGCGGTCAAATTTTCACGGATGACTTTGGGCAGCTAGATGCATCTATTAGTTATGATGTTACGGAAAATGTGAGTGTATTTGTGAATGCTGTGAATTTGACAGATGAGCAAACAGATTTCTTCCAGATTTTACCTGCTGGTCAACGAGTGTTTAATAGCCGGTCAGTGATTGGTCGTCGTTTCGTCTTTGGTGTTCGCGCATCATTCTAG
- a CDS encoding ABC transporter permease, whose amino-acid sequence MSLLACFKVALGALRLNALRTLLAMLGIIIGVASVITMSSISSGAQQRIEAIIDSLGTNLLIIRPGSGGFGGRRGGAGTNTPFTERDVTALRNELPDISAISGEVNASAPVVLGNNNWTTNVVGGHQDYLEARAWVLKEGRLFSQREVSSKAKVAIIGQTIVKELFDGSSPIGEKFRIKNIPFEVIGVLSEKGQSSFGTDQDDLVIAPISTVRARISGRSNSSVANAVPRIYALMTPGTDMTQAQAEIEDLLRERRRIKPGAEDDFSVRNLAEFIRSRTETQRIMGVLLAITATISLIVGGIGIMNIMLVSVTERTREIGVRMAIGARGKDIMTQFLVEAITLCFIGGLIGLALGAGLTAALAKYTDFPQAFEGSFVIVAVAASTLVGVFFGFYPAKRASKLNPIDALRFE is encoded by the coding sequence ATGAGTTTACTTGCATGTTTCAAAGTAGCATTAGGTGCCCTCAGGCTAAACGCACTTCGCACACTCCTTGCGATGCTTGGGATAATTATAGGCGTGGCTTCTGTGATTACTATGTCTTCCATCTCATCCGGAGCGCAGCAACGGATTGAAGCGATTATTGACTCGCTCGGTACCAACTTGCTGATCATCCGCCCGGGCTCGGGTGGTTTTGGTGGCCGCAGAGGCGGCGCAGGAACCAATACTCCTTTTACAGAGCGTGACGTCACGGCGCTAAGAAATGAACTACCAGATATAAGTGCGATCTCGGGCGAAGTGAATGCAAGTGCTCCCGTAGTACTTGGGAATAATAACTGGACCACTAATGTGGTTGGTGGACATCAGGATTATCTTGAAGCCCGCGCTTGGGTGTTGAAGGAAGGGCGTTTATTTAGCCAACGAGAAGTTTCTTCCAAAGCGAAAGTTGCGATTATTGGACAGACAATTGTAAAAGAGTTGTTTGACGGCTCATCACCTATTGGTGAAAAGTTTCGGATCAAAAATATACCCTTTGAGGTTATTGGTGTTTTATCCGAGAAGGGACAATCCTCGTTCGGTACTGACCAGGATGATCTGGTTATTGCCCCTATTTCGACGGTTCGGGCGCGTATATCTGGGCGCAGTAATAGTTCTGTCGCAAATGCAGTACCACGCATTTATGCTTTAATGACACCTGGTACAGATATGACCCAGGCGCAGGCTGAAATTGAGGATTTACTTCGGGAGAGAAGAAGAATTAAACCGGGTGCTGAGGATGATTTCTCAGTTAGGAATTTGGCTGAATTTATTCGCTCACGCACAGAAACGCAGCGTATCATGGGCGTTTTACTCGCGATTACAGCTACAATCTCTCTAATAGTGGGCGGTATTGGTATTATGAATATCATGCTTGTTTCGGTTACGGAGCGAACTCGAGAGATTGGTGTTCGAATGGCTATTGGTGCCCGGGGCAAGGATATTATGACTCAGTTTCTTGTTGAGGCGATTACATTGTGTTTTATTGGTGGATTAATCGGCCTCGCCTTGGGCGCTGGCCTTACCGCTGCTTTGGCCAAATACACAGACTTCCCTCAGGCCTTTGAAGGAAGCTTTGTAATCGTCGCGGTTGCTGCTTCCACTCTTGTTGGGGTGTTTTTTGGCTTCTATCCCGCCAAACGTGCTTCAAAACTCAATCCGATCGATGCCCTGCGTTTTGAATAA
- a CDS encoding ABC transporter ATP-binding protein — MTPLISAKNLVRHYQQGGETIKALDGVSVDIEKGELVAIMGPSGSGKSTFMNMCGALDKPTSGDLVLADRALSTLDSDALADLRNEVIGFVFQQFNLLPRTSALDNVKLPLLYARSMVDDAEERCMAALEAVDLTSRASHHPNELSGGQQQRVAIARALVNRPEIILADEPTGALDTKTSNEVLELFQRLNDQGMTIIMVTHDEEVAEFAKRCIYFRDGNIVDDTKPDSKGSAA, encoded by the coding sequence ATGACCCCGCTAATTTCTGCGAAAAATCTGGTCCGGCACTATCAGCAAGGCGGAGAGACAATTAAGGCACTTGATGGTGTTAGTGTTGATATTGAAAAAGGCGAACTGGTTGCGATTATGGGCCCATCTGGCTCGGGTAAATCTACATTCATGAATATGTGCGGTGCCCTGGACAAGCCAACGTCGGGCGACCTCGTTCTTGCAGATAGGGCTTTATCGACCTTGGACTCTGATGCACTTGCAGACCTTAGAAATGAAGTGATCGGCTTTGTCTTTCAGCAATTTAATTTGCTGCCAAGAACATCGGCACTTGATAATGTTAAATTACCTCTGCTTTACGCCCGCTCAATGGTTGACGATGCGGAAGAGCGATGCATGGCTGCTCTTGAAGCGGTAGACTTGACCTCACGCGCTAGTCACCACCCTAACGAACTATCCGGTGGGCAACAGCAGCGGGTGGCAATAGCCCGAGCGCTCGTCAATAGGCCCGAAATTATTCTAGCAGACGAGCCCACAGGTGCCCTGGACACAAAAACCTCCAATGAAGTTCTCGAACTGTTTCAACGATTGAATGATCAGGGCATGACCATTATTATGGTAACCCACGATGAAGAGGTTGCAGAATTTGCCAAGCGCTGCATTTATTTCCGCGACGGAAATATCGTTGATGATACCAAACCAGATTCAAAAGGGTCTGCAGCATGA
- a CDS encoding efflux RND transporter periplasmic adaptor subunit, with protein MSIFKNKFFIICTIVTVGIVGWLSLSERAVNPAVDATFEMSAIDKGVIRSVVSASGPVRPIVTVDIGSQLSGQIAELYVDYNDETKEGDLIARIDPQTFATRVRQAEADLRVAEAGVALQKASILRVKANLGLAEREVERQRSLAARGNASASVLDNAETTLATTKADLVIAEAQLKNANALVEQRLASLEQTRIDLERTEIRSPINGVVIERSVDVGQTVAASFSAPILFQIAQDLSEVQVEASIDEADIGGIAVGNSVMFTVDAYPNREFAGRVEQVRLAPVELNNVVTYTVIINASNPGRRLLPGMTANVELITGEKNDVLRVPNRALRFRPRGIETASDGGRPQGGPRRGAGGAGANRGAEQLRQLTEQLDLTQEQQDKVQEGFQAMRQRIRGMFQSAVAGGQVDRNAIRERIQGETLRVMKDILTPEQLAKYMQIQRERSNIRTATVWIMGEDGMPKQKNVRLGIDDGQYSEVISGLDEGDKVITRQNNQTNAGG; from the coding sequence GTGTCTATTTTTAAGAATAAGTTCTTCATCATTTGCACAATTGTTACCGTGGGAATCGTCGGTTGGCTTAGTTTGAGCGAACGCGCCGTCAACCCCGCCGTGGACGCAACATTTGAAATGTCGGCAATTGACAAAGGTGTAATCAGATCGGTGGTATCCGCTAGTGGTCCCGTACGCCCTATAGTAACGGTTGATATCGGTTCACAGCTCTCTGGTCAGATTGCTGAACTTTATGTAGATTACAACGATGAAACAAAAGAGGGTGACCTGATCGCCCGTATTGACCCTCAGACATTTGCAACCAGAGTGCGTCAGGCAGAAGCAGACCTGCGGGTAGCAGAAGCAGGTGTTGCACTTCAAAAAGCATCGATCCTCCGCGTGAAGGCAAATCTTGGGCTTGCAGAGCGTGAGGTGGAACGCCAACGTTCGCTCGCAGCTCGAGGAAATGCCTCGGCTAGTGTTCTTGATAACGCTGAGACTACGCTCGCAACCACAAAGGCTGATCTTGTGATTGCAGAAGCACAGTTAAAAAACGCGAATGCACTAGTGGAACAACGCCTCGCATCCTTGGAACAAACGCGGATTGATCTGGAACGAACTGAAATTCGCTCACCAATAAACGGCGTTGTGATAGAGCGAAGTGTGGATGTTGGGCAAACGGTTGCAGCGTCTTTCTCTGCACCGATATTGTTTCAGATTGCGCAAGATCTTTCTGAAGTACAGGTCGAGGCTTCAATCGATGAGGCTGATATTGGCGGAATTGCGGTAGGAAATTCTGTAATGTTCACCGTTGATGCTTACCCAAATCGGGAATTTGCAGGGCGCGTTGAGCAGGTTCGGTTGGCGCCTGTGGAGTTGAATAATGTTGTAACCTACACGGTGATTATCAATGCATCCAATCCTGGTCGTCGACTATTACCGGGAATGACTGCAAATGTTGAACTGATCACGGGCGAAAAAAACGATGTTCTACGAGTACCTAATCGTGCGCTCAGATTCCGGCCGCGAGGTATTGAGACCGCGTCTGATGGTGGTAGGCCTCAGGGCGGGCCACGCCGGGGCGCAGGCGGTGCGGGTGCTAATCGAGGCGCGGAACAGTTACGTCAATTGACTGAGCAACTTGACCTGACGCAAGAACAACAAGATAAGGTACAAGAGGGCTTCCAAGCTATGCGGCAACGTATCCGCGGCATGTTCCAAAGTGCTGTGGCTGGTGGCCAGGTTGACCGCAACGCAATCCGTGAACGGATTCAGGGCGAAACCCTTAGGGTTATGAAAGATATTCTTACGCCAGAACAGTTAGCGAAATATATGCAAATTCAGCGTGAACGTTCAAACATCAGAACAGCTACGGTCTGGATTATGGGCGAAGACGGTATGCCAAAACAGAAAAATGTACGCCTTGGCATCGATGACGGTCAATATAGCGAGGTGATTAGTGGCCTTGACGAAGGCGATAAAGTCATCACGCGCCAGAACAATCAGACAAATGCTGGAGGTTGA
- a CDS encoding SDR family NAD(P)-dependent oxidoreductase has translation MKNSIAVIGASGAIGRSFIKALHNRYPMAQIHGFSRNEPTGLNNYNWHPIDIVDEASIENAANNISAPLDLIIIATGILHNQTLQPEKSLRDLSAQNFEQVFRVNTIGPALIAKHFLPKLNKKNRSIFAPISARVGRIEDNRLGGWYAYRASKTALNMILKNASIEIARRNKEAIIVGLHPGTVDSGLSQPFQGSVATSKLFTPDYSTIKMLDVIDGLTPADTGQVFDFNGIRVPA, from the coding sequence ATGAAAAATTCAATTGCTGTTATTGGTGCCTCCGGCGCAATTGGCCGTTCTTTTATCAAGGCCTTACATAACCGTTATCCTATGGCCCAAATTCATGGTTTCAGCCGGAACGAGCCAACAGGCCTGAACAATTATAATTGGCACCCTATTGATATTGTGGATGAAGCATCCATCGAAAATGCTGCAAACAATATTTCGGCGCCACTTGACCTCATAATCATCGCAACAGGCATACTGCATAACCAAACCCTTCAACCTGAAAAATCACTCCGCGATCTATCAGCACAAAACTTTGAGCAGGTGTTTAGGGTAAATACAATCGGCCCTGCGCTTATTGCAAAACACTTTTTACCAAAGCTGAATAAGAAAAACCGCTCCATCTTTGCTCCCATATCAGCCCGTGTTGGCAGGATTGAGGATAACCGACTTGGTGGCTGGTACGCATATCGTGCCTCAAAAACAGCACTGAATATGATCCTTAAGAATGCCAGCATAGAGATTGCTCGCCGTAATAAGGAAGCGATTATTGTGGGCTTGCACCCTGGAACCGTGGATAGCGGGTTATCACAACCATTTCAGGGGAGTGTAGCGACCAGCAAACTATTCACACCGGACTATTCAACTATTAAAATGCTTGATGTCATCGATGGTCTAACACCCGCTGATACGGGACAAGTTTTTGATTTTAATGGCATTCGTGTACCTGCATAG